The following are encoded together in the Lactuca sativa cultivar Salinas chromosome 1, Lsat_Salinas_v11, whole genome shotgun sequence genome:
- the LOC111894713 gene encoding uncharacterized protein LOC111894713, producing MGQKGGRDAFVSQGFDTWNKKDAFRTHVGGVDSFHSKSREKCEFLMREKQAINVVLRRQTEADDHKYKVRLRVSIIVARLLLKTVLLSIREEIDQDVFALLVDESSDVSKKEQMDIVLRYVNSLGFVKERFIGVVHVKDTSSLTLKNAINEVLTSNKLSFSQIRGQCYDGANNMSGEFDGLKALILQENDMAFYVHCFAHQLQLVVVAVAKKHDGVSDFFEQILLVVNVVCASYMIDLEGQLEIFYHSCIKDDRFTSLKGISNLSRLMVSTGKHRYYPLVYKLLKLSLILPVVTASVERCFSKMKLLKINLCNNIGDEFLNDALLCNVETEALVKVENEKVMERIQKMSARRGQI from the exons ATGGGACAAAAAGGAGGGAGAGATGCATTTGTTTCCCAAGGTTTTGATACTTGGAATAAAAAAGATGCATTTCGGACTCATGTGGGTGGTGTTGATAGTTTTCACAGCAAATCAAGAGAAAAGTGTGAGTTTTTAATGAGGGAAAAACAAGCTATTAATGTAGTCTTGAGGAGGCAAACCGAAGCAGACGACCATAAatataaggttcgattacgtgtTTCTATTATTGTTGCTAGGCTTTTATTGAAAACCG TACTTTTGAGTATTCGTGAAGAGATTGATCAAGATGTGTTTGCTTTACTAGTTGATGAATCTAGTGATGTTTCAAAAAAGGAACAAATGGATATTGTTTTGCGTTATGTCAATAGTCTTGGCTTTGTGAAAGAAAGATTCATAGGAGTAGTGCACGTGAAGGATACATCTTCTTTGACACTCAAAAACGCCATAAATGAAGTACTTACAAGTAATAAGTTGAGTTTTAGTCAG atAAGAGGACAATGTTACGATGGGGCTAACAATATGTCAGGGGAATTCGATGGTTTGAAAGCTTTGATATTACAAGAGAATGACATGGCTTTTTATGTACATTGCTTTGCACACCAACTTCAATTAGTAGTTGTAGCTGTAGCAAAGAAGCATGATGGTGTTAGTGACTTTTTTGAGCAAATTTTGTTGGTGGTTAATGTTGTTTGTGCCTCAT ATATGATAGACCTTGAAGGACAACTTGAAATATTTTATCACTCTTGCATCAAAGATGACCGCTTTACTAGTTTGAAAGGAATTTCCAACCTTTCTCGTTTGATGGTTAGTACGGGGAAGCATCGGTATTATCCTTTGGTTTATAAGCTTTTAAAGTTGTCTTTGATATTACCCGTAGTGACCGCAAGTGTAGAAAGATGTTTTTCAAAGATGAAGCTCTTGAAGATCAACTTGTGTAACAATATTGGCGATGAATTTTTGAACGACGCATTGCTTTGTAATGTCGAGACCGAAGCACTTGTGAAAGTTGAGAATGAAAAAGTAATGGAGCGTATTCAAAAGATGTCTGCACGAAGAGGACAAATTTAA